In the genome of Hyphobacterium sp. CCMP332, one region contains:
- the mreC gene encoding rod shape-determining protein MreC, whose translation MERLFQLLYRYRAFILFLFLEYLSFVLIKNRTIYQQTKIVKAGIEISGRIKSSTSNVSEYLNLKEHNKELQVENAKLRELLAQRAHSPNQSPRGDRPPSVLQQYYYVPAEVINNSTNRFNNYLTLNKGAIHGIKPNMAVIGSKGIIGKVESVSSNYSTVVSVLHTGYYVASKITPSGIQATLKWDAESSEKSRLLYVPRHLKINPGDTVKTSGFNAVFPPEVDIGIISKVELSEDATFYDLSVKLFTNFNSIKHVYLVGNRLREEKLELEQELSNE comes from the coding sequence ATGGAAAGATTATTTCAATTATTATATCGCTATCGCGCATTTATTCTTTTTCTATTTTTAGAATACCTGTCTTTTGTTCTGATTAAAAACAGAACCATTTATCAGCAAACAAAAATCGTAAAAGCTGGAATTGAGATTTCGGGAAGAATTAAATCAAGTACAAGCAATGTAAGCGAATACTTAAATTTAAAGGAACATAACAAAGAGCTTCAGGTTGAAAATGCAAAACTTAGGGAGCTTTTAGCGCAAAGAGCACATTCTCCAAATCAGTCACCCAGAGGTGACCGGCCTCCTTCTGTGCTTCAGCAGTACTACTATGTTCCGGCTGAAGTCATCAACAATTCGACCAATCGATTTAACAACTATCTCACTTTAAATAAAGGGGCCATCCATGGAATTAAACCAAATATGGCAGTTATAGGCTCAAAAGGAATAATTGGTAAGGTTGAATCGGTCTCCTCTAATTATTCTACGGTTGTATCGGTACTCCACACCGGCTATTATGTAGCATCTAAAATAACACCTAGCGGTATTCAGGCTACCTTGAAGTGGGATGCTGAAAGTTCGGAGAAATCCAGATTGCTATATGTCCCCAGACATTTAAAGATTAATCCGGGGGATACTGTAAAAACTTCCGGGTTTAATGCTGTTTTCCCTCCTGAAGTCGATATTGGTATCATTTCTAAAGTAGAACTTTCGGAAGATGCGACATTTTACGACCTCAGTGTAAAACTCTTTACAAATTTTAATTCCATTAAACATGTTTATTTGGTTGGAAATAGATTGAGGGAAGAAAAATTAGAATTGGAACAAGAATTATCAAACGAATAG
- a CDS encoding rod shape-determining protein: MGFLDFFTSDIAIDLGTANTLIIHKDQIVVDEPSIIALDKATGKVLAIGREAMQMHEKTHENIKTIRPLKDGVIADFNAAEQMIRGMIRMTDEGKKLFRPSHRMVICIPSGITEVEKRAVRDSAEHANAKEVYMIQEPIAAALGIGIDIEQPVGSMVVDIGGGTTEIAVIALSGIVCDQSIRTAGDVFNKDILDYMRRQHNLLIGERTAEKVKIEVGSALTELDEPPADYEIRGRDLMTGIPKVIKISYSEIAFALDKSISKIEESVLKALEISPPELSADIYDNGIYLTGGGALLRGLDQRLSMKTKLPVHVAEDPLRAVVRGTGIPLKDLDRYKAVLMK, encoded by the coding sequence ATGGGATTTTTAGATTTCTTTACAAGTGATATTGCTATCGATTTAGGAACAGCAAATACATTAATCATTCACAAAGACCAAATTGTAGTGGATGAACCCTCCATTATTGCATTGGACAAAGCAACGGGAAAAGTGCTTGCTATTGGAAGGGAAGCCATGCAGATGCATGAAAAAACCCATGAGAATATTAAAACTATCCGACCCTTAAAAGACGGTGTGATTGCCGATTTCAATGCTGCAGAGCAAATGATCAGAGGAATGATCCGTATGACGGATGAAGGCAAGAAGTTATTTCGACCTAGCCATAGAATGGTGATTTGTATTCCTTCAGGTATCACCGAAGTAGAAAAAAGAGCGGTAAGAGACTCCGCAGAACATGCAAATGCCAAAGAAGTATACATGATCCAGGAACCTATTGCGGCAGCCCTAGGAATTGGTATTGACATTGAACAACCTGTGGGAAGCATGGTGGTGGATATTGGGGGTGGAACAACAGAAATTGCAGTCATTGCATTGTCTGGGATAGTTTGCGATCAATCCATTAGAACAGCCGGTGATGTTTTCAATAAGGACATTCTGGATTACATGAGAAGACAGCATAATCTACTAATCGGGGAAAGAACAGCTGAAAAAGTAAAAATTGAAGTTGGTTCTGCTTTGACCGAGCTAGATGAGCCGCCTGCAGACTATGAAATCAGGGGAAGGGATTTAATGACCGGAATTCCAAAAGTTATAAAAATCTCTTACTCAGAAATCGCATTTGCTCTGGATAAATCAATTTCCAAAATTGAAGAATCGGTTTTAAAAGCCCTGGAAATAAGTCCTCCTGAATTATCCGCAGATATTTACGATAATGGAATTTATCTCACCGGAGGCGGAGCCCTTTTAAGAGGCTTGGATCAAAGGCTTTCCATGAAAACCAAATTACCGGTGCATGTGGCAGAGGATCCACTGAGAGCCGTGGTTCGGGGAACCGGAATTCCACTTAAAGATCTCGACCGTTATAAAGCCGTTTTAATGAAATAA